One stretch of Streptomyces peucetius DNA includes these proteins:
- the hpnD gene encoding presqualene diphosphate synthase HpnD, translated as MSRTMEGPTVVPAPVQAAYSYCEAVTGQQARNFAYGIRLLPPHKRQAMSALYAFSRRVDDIGDGTLKPQAKQERLEGTRELLGRIRRGAVDEDDTDPVAVALSDAARRFPLPLGGLDELIDGVLMDVRGESYETWDDLKVYCRCVAGAIGRLSLGVFGTQSGARGAERAAEYADTLGLALQLTNILRDVSEDAANGRTYLPADDLAKFGCSEGFHDTTPPPGSDFSGLVRFEVRRARALFAEGYRLLPMLDRRSGACVAAMAGIYRRLLDRIERDPEAVLRGRVSLPGREKAYVAVRGLSGLDARLIGRQTHGGRR; from the coding sequence ATGAGCCGGACGATGGAGGGACCGACCGTGGTGCCCGCGCCGGTGCAGGCCGCGTACAGCTACTGCGAGGCCGTCACCGGGCAGCAGGCCCGTAACTTCGCCTACGGCATCAGGCTGCTGCCGCCGCACAAGCGGCAGGCGATGTCGGCGCTGTACGCGTTCTCCCGGCGTGTCGACGACATCGGCGACGGCACGCTGAAGCCGCAGGCCAAGCAGGAGCGTCTCGAAGGCACCCGGGAACTGCTCGGCCGCATCAGGCGGGGCGCCGTCGACGAGGACGACACCGACCCCGTCGCCGTCGCGCTCTCGGACGCCGCACGCCGCTTCCCCCTGCCGCTCGGTGGCCTCGACGAGCTCATCGACGGGGTGCTGATGGACGTACGCGGCGAGAGCTACGAGACGTGGGACGATCTCAAGGTGTACTGCCGGTGCGTCGCGGGCGCCATCGGCAGGCTCTCGCTCGGCGTGTTCGGCACTCAGAGCGGCGCGCGCGGGGCGGAGCGCGCCGCCGAGTACGCCGACACGCTGGGGCTCGCGCTCCAACTGACCAACATCCTGCGGGACGTGTCGGAGGACGCGGCCAACGGCCGCACCTATCTGCCGGCGGACGACCTCGCCAAGTTCGGCTGCTCAGAAGGCTTCCACGACACGACCCCGCCGCCCGGCTCCGACTTCAGCGGCCTCGTCCGCTTCGAAGTCCGGCGCGCCCGGGCCCTGTTCGCGGAGGGCTACCGGCTGCTGCCGATGCTCGACCGGCGCAGCGGCGCGTGCGTCGCCGCGATGGCCGGCATCTACCGCCGCCTCCTCGACCGCATCGAGCGCGATCCGGAGGCGGTGCTGCGCGGACGGGTCTCCCTGCCCGGGCGCGAGAAGGCGTACGTCGCGGTCCGCGGCCTCTCGGGCCTCGACGCCCGCCTCATCGGGCGCCAGACCCATGGGGGCCGCCGATGA
- the hpnE gene encoding hydroxysqualene dehydroxylase HpnE, protein MTAPGSTSARHAVVVGGGIAGVTAALRLADAGVGVTLLEGRPRLGGLAFSFRRGDLTVDNGQHVYLRCCTAYRWFLDRIDGARLAPVQDRLDVPVLDAAARRGPRLGRLRRSALPVPLHLGASLARYPHLTLAERAGVGRAALALGRLDPADPALDGIDFATWLGRHGQSPRAVAALWDLVGLATLNARAPQASMGLAAMVFKTGLLSEPGAADIGWARVPLGELHDTLARKALDSAGVRTELSTRVREISRAADGRWQIAVDGEELEADAVVLAVPQREAHALLPDGALEDPDRLLDIGTAPILNVHVLYDRKVLRRPFFAALGTHVQWVFDRTEASGVKEGQYLAVSQSAAQDEIDEPVSVLRKRYLPELERLLPAARGAGVRDFFVTRERTATFAPSPGVGRLRPDTHTRAQGLYLAGAWTATGWPATMEGAVRSGFSAASAALSALGRRHEHPLEEAA, encoded by the coding sequence ATGACGGCCCCCGGCAGCACGTCCGCACGGCACGCCGTGGTCGTCGGCGGCGGTATCGCCGGTGTGACCGCCGCGCTCCGGCTCGCCGACGCCGGTGTGGGCGTCACGCTGCTCGAGGGCCGGCCGCGGCTCGGCGGGCTCGCCTTCTCCTTCCGCCGCGGCGACCTGACCGTGGACAACGGCCAGCATGTGTATCTGCGGTGCTGCACCGCCTACCGCTGGTTCCTCGACCGCATCGACGGCGCCCGTCTCGCCCCGGTCCAGGACCGCCTGGACGTGCCCGTGCTCGACGCAGCCGCCCGGCGGGGCCCCCGGCTGGGCCGCCTGCGGCGCAGCGCCCTGCCCGTACCGCTGCACCTCGGCGCGAGCCTTGCCCGCTATCCGCACCTCACCCTCGCCGAGCGGGCCGGCGTCGGACGTGCCGCGCTCGCCCTCGGCAGGCTCGACCCGGCCGACCCGGCACTGGACGGCATCGACTTCGCCACCTGGCTCGGCCGCCATGGCCAGTCGCCGCGCGCCGTCGCCGCCCTGTGGGATCTGGTCGGCCTGGCCACGCTCAACGCGCGTGCTCCGCAGGCGTCCATGGGGCTCGCCGCGATGGTCTTCAAGACCGGACTGCTCTCGGAGCCGGGTGCAGCCGACATCGGGTGGGCCCGGGTGCCGCTCGGCGAGCTGCACGACACGCTCGCCCGCAAGGCCCTCGATTCCGCCGGCGTCCGCACCGAACTGTCCACCCGGGTACGGGAGATCAGCCGGGCTGCGGACGGCCGCTGGCAGATCGCGGTGGACGGCGAGGAGCTCGAGGCCGACGCCGTCGTGCTCGCCGTCCCGCAGCGCGAGGCCCACGCGCTGCTGCCCGACGGCGCGCTGGAGGACCCGGACCGGCTGCTCGACATCGGCACCGCCCCGATCCTCAACGTCCATGTGCTGTACGACCGCAAGGTGCTGCGCCGCCCGTTCTTCGCCGCTCTCGGCACGCACGTCCAGTGGGTCTTCGACCGCACCGAGGCGTCCGGGGTGAAGGAGGGCCAGTACCTGGCCGTGTCCCAGTCGGCCGCCCAGGACGAGATCGACGAGCCGGTGTCCGTGCTGCGCAAGCGGTATCTGCCCGAGCTGGAGCGGTTGTTGCCCGCGGCGCGCGGCGCCGGGGTGCGGGACTTCTTCGTCACCCGTGAGCGGACGGCGACGTTCGCGCCGTCCCCCGGCGTGGGCCGGCTGCGGCCGGACACGCACACACGCGCCCAGGGCCTGTACCTTGCTGGCGCGTGGACTGCCACCGGCTGGCCCGCGACCATGGAGGGCGCCGTGCGAAGCGGGTTCAGTGCCGCGAGTGCTGCGCTCTCCGCGCTCGGCCGCCGCCATGAACATCCGCTCGAGGAGGCGGCGTGA
- a CDS encoding polyprenyl synthetase family protein codes for MHSAYPADDTAQSAEGVDVSALLERGRTLSTPVLRAAVDRLAPPMDTVAAYHFGWIDAQGRPSDGDGGKAVRPALALLSAEAAGAAPEVGVPGAVAVELVHNFSLLHDDLMDGDEQRRHRDTVWKVHGPAQAILVGDALFALANEVLLEIGTVEAGRATRRLTTATRKLIDGQAQDISYEHRERVTVEECLEMEGNKTGALLACAVSIGAVLGGADDRAADTLEAYGYHLGLAFQAVDDLLGIWGDPDATGKQTWSDLRQRKKSLPVVAALAAGGAASERLGELLAADAKSSDFDSFSEEEFATRAALIEEAGGREWTSQEARRQHAVAIEALSGVDMPERVRAQLVALADFVVVRKR; via the coding sequence GTGCACTCCGCGTACCCGGCTGACGACACCGCACAGAGCGCGGAGGGCGTCGACGTCTCCGCGCTGCTGGAGCGCGGACGGACCCTGTCCACGCCGGTGCTGCGCGCCGCCGTGGACAGGCTCGCGCCGCCCATGGACACCGTCGCCGCCTACCACTTCGGCTGGATCGACGCGCAGGGCCGGCCGTCCGACGGCGACGGCGGCAAGGCGGTACGCCCGGCGCTGGCGCTGCTGTCGGCGGAGGCCGCCGGGGCCGCGCCCGAGGTCGGCGTCCCCGGTGCCGTGGCCGTCGAGCTCGTGCACAACTTCTCGCTGTTGCACGACGATCTGATGGACGGTGACGAGCAGCGCCGTCACCGCGACACCGTCTGGAAGGTGCACGGGCCCGCGCAGGCGATCCTCGTCGGCGACGCGCTGTTCGCCCTCGCGAACGAGGTGCTGCTGGAGATCGGCACCGTGGAGGCCGGACGGGCCACCCGCCGGCTCACCACGGCCACCCGCAAGCTCATCGACGGCCAGGCCCAGGACATCTCCTACGAGCACCGCGAGCGGGTCACCGTCGAGGAGTGCCTGGAGATGGAGGGCAACAAGACCGGCGCCCTGCTGGCCTGCGCCGTCTCCATCGGCGCCGTGCTCGGCGGCGCCGACGACAGGGCCGCCGACACACTGGAGGCGTACGGCTACCACCTCGGTCTCGCCTTCCAGGCCGTCGACGACCTGCTCGGCATCTGGGGCGACCCGGACGCCACGGGCAAGCAGACCTGGAGCGACCTGCGCCAGCGCAAGAAGTCCCTGCCGGTGGTCGCGGCCCTCGCCGCCGGCGGCGCGGCCTCCGAGCGGCTCGGCGAACTGCTCGCCGCCGACGCCAAGAGCAGCGACTTCGACAGCTTCTCCGAGGAGGAGTTCGCCACCCGGGCGGCTCTGATCGAGGAGGCCGGCGGCCGGGAGTGGACCTCCCAGGAGGCTCGCCGGCAGCACGCCGTCGCGATCGAGGCCCTCAGCGGCGTCGACATGCCGGAACGGGTCCGCGCGCAGCTCGTCGCGCTCGCGGACTTCGTCGTCGTACGAAAGAGATGA
- the shc gene encoding squalene--hopene cyclase, with amino-acid sequence MTATTDGSSGPLRGAAATAGETTPTSAARVTEAGGDVREAAGRAAERAVEHLLARQDAQGWWKGDLETNVTMDAEDLLLRQFLGIQDAATVEASARFIRGHQRDDGTWATFYGGPGELSTTIEAYVALRLAGDRPDDPHMQRAASWVRSRGGIAASRVFTRIWLALFGWWKWDDLPELPPELIFLPKWFPLNIYDFGCWARQTIVPLTVVSAKRPVRPAPFALDELHTDPALPNPGKRLAPAASWDGFFQRADKALHAYHKVAPRRLRRAAMNAAARWIVERQENDGCWGGIQPPAVYSVIALRLLGYDLEHPVMRAGLESLDRFAVWHEEDGLPVRMVEACQSPVWDTCLAVIALADAGLPADHPALVKAADWMLSEQIVRPGDWAVRRPGVGPGGWAFEFHNDNYPDIDDTAEVVLALRRVKHPDPERVDAAVARGTRWTLGMQSRDGGWGAFDADNTSPFPNRLPFCDFGEVIDPPSADVTAHVVETLAHEGMTDDPRTRRGIRWLLDQQEASGAWFGRWGVNYVYGTGAVVPALTAAGLPGSHPAIRRAVRWLESVQNEDGGWGEDLRSYRDEKSIGHGASTASQTGWALLALVAAGERESKAVERGVAWLARTQQPDGSWDEPYFTGTGFPWDFSINYHLYRQVFPLTALGRYVHGEQFAGRTGARKGG; translated from the coding sequence ATGACAGCGACGACCGACGGAAGCAGCGGGCCCCTGAGGGGCGCCGCCGCCACTGCCGGCGAGACCACTCCGACGAGCGCCGCCCGGGTCACCGAGGCGGGCGGAGACGTACGGGAAGCGGCCGGCCGGGCCGCGGAACGCGCCGTGGAGCATCTGCTCGCACGGCAGGACGCCCAGGGCTGGTGGAAGGGCGACCTCGAGACCAACGTGACCATGGACGCCGAGGATCTGCTGCTGCGGCAGTTCCTCGGCATCCAGGACGCGGCGACCGTCGAGGCGTCCGCCCGCTTCATCCGCGGGCACCAGCGTGACGACGGCACCTGGGCGACCTTCTACGGCGGGCCGGGCGAACTGTCCACCACCATCGAGGCGTACGTCGCACTCCGGCTGGCCGGCGACCGGCCGGACGACCCGCACATGCAGCGCGCCGCCTCGTGGGTCCGCAGCCGGGGCGGTATCGCCGCGAGCCGTGTCTTCACCCGGATCTGGCTCGCCCTGTTCGGCTGGTGGAAGTGGGACGACCTGCCCGAGCTGCCGCCCGAGCTGATCTTCCTGCCGAAGTGGTTCCCGCTGAACATCTACGACTTCGGCTGCTGGGCACGGCAGACCATCGTGCCGCTCACCGTCGTCTCCGCGAAGCGGCCGGTACGGCCCGCCCCCTTCGCCCTGGACGAGCTGCACACCGACCCCGCCCTGCCCAACCCGGGCAAGCGCCTTGCTCCCGCAGCGAGTTGGGACGGCTTCTTCCAGCGCGCCGACAAGGCGCTGCACGCCTACCACAAGGTCGCTCCGCGCCGGCTGCGCCGGGCCGCGATGAACGCGGCGGCCCGCTGGATCGTCGAGCGCCAGGAGAACGACGGCTGCTGGGGCGGCATCCAGCCCCCGGCCGTGTACTCGGTGATCGCCCTCCGGCTGCTCGGCTACGACCTGGAACACCCGGTCATGCGGGCGGGGCTCGAGTCGCTGGACCGGTTCGCCGTGTGGCACGAGGAGGACGGCCTGCCCGTCCGGATGGTCGAGGCCTGTCAGTCGCCGGTCTGGGACACCTGCCTGGCCGTGATCGCCCTGGCCGACGCCGGGCTGCCCGCGGACCACCCGGCGCTGGTGAAGGCGGCCGACTGGATGCTCAGCGAGCAGATCGTACGGCCCGGCGACTGGGCCGTACGCAGGCCCGGTGTCGGTCCGGGTGGCTGGGCGTTCGAGTTCCACAACGACAACTACCCGGACATCGACGACACCGCCGAGGTGGTGCTGGCCCTGCGGCGGGTGAAGCATCCCGACCCGGAGCGGGTGGACGCCGCCGTGGCGCGCGGCACCCGCTGGACCCTCGGCATGCAGTCCCGGGACGGGGGCTGGGGCGCGTTCGACGCCGACAACACCAGCCCGTTCCCGAACCGGCTGCCGTTCTGCGACTTCGGGGAGGTCATCGACCCGCCGTCGGCTGACGTCACCGCGCACGTCGTCGAGACGCTCGCCCACGAGGGCATGACCGACGACCCGCGCACCCGGCGGGGCATCCGGTGGCTGCTCGACCAGCAGGAGGCGAGCGGCGCCTGGTTCGGCCGGTGGGGCGTCAACTACGTCTACGGGACGGGCGCGGTGGTGCCGGCCCTGACGGCGGCGGGACTGCCCGGTTCCCACCCGGCGATCCGGCGCGCCGTCCGCTGGCTGGAGTCCGTACAGAACGAGGACGGCGGCTGGGGCGAGGATCTGCGCTCCTACCGGGACGAGAAGTCGATCGGCCACGGCGCTTCCACGGCCTCCCAGACCGGCTGGGCGCTGCTCGCCCTGGTGGCGGCGGGGGAGCGGGAGAGCAAGGCCGTCGAACGGGGCGTGGCCTGGCTGGCCCGGACACAGCAGCCGGACGGCTCCTGGGACGAGCCGTACTTCACCGGCACCGGCTTCCCCTGGGACTTCTCCATCAACTACCACCTGTACCGGCAGGTGTTCCCCCTCACCGCACTCGGCCGCTACGTGCACGGGGAGCAGTTCGCCGGCCGTACCGGTGCCCGCAAGGGGGGCTGA
- a CDS encoding 1-hydroxy-2-methyl-2-butenyl 4-diphosphate reductase, which yields MGDSREPSGSAVPLLIACALGIEKLALRAGDRGRSASDVTVLSTGMGPLNAGRAVRAACGSGPLARAAVVASGFCAGLAPGMHPGDLVVVDEVTLGGTRTACTHTDLLVKAVAKAVPGRTVHTGPLTGVDHVVRGPERSRLLATGAIAADMESAATLNSALEAGPRPVAAVRVVVDAPEHELVRIGTLRGGISAFRVLRAVMPAFSEWHRSLLLPRR from the coding sequence ATGGGAGACAGCCGGGAGCCGTCCGGCTCCGCCGTCCCGCTGCTGATCGCCTGCGCGCTCGGCATCGAGAAGCTCGCCCTGCGCGCCGGTGACCGTGGCCGCTCCGCGAGTGACGTGACGGTTCTCAGCACCGGGATGGGACCGCTCAACGCGGGGCGTGCCGTGCGCGCGGCCTGCGGGTCCGGCCCCCTCGCCCGGGCGGCGGTCGTCGCGTCCGGCTTCTGCGCGGGGCTCGCCCCCGGCATGCATCCGGGCGACCTGGTGGTCGTGGACGAGGTCACGCTCGGCGGAACGCGCACCGCCTGCACCCACACGGACCTGCTGGTGAAGGCCGTCGCCAAGGCCGTGCCCGGCCGCACGGTGCACACCGGACCGCTGACCGGCGTCGACCACGTGGTGCGCGGCCCCGAGCGATCGCGCCTGCTGGCCACCGGCGCGATCGCCGCGGACATGGAGTCCGCGGCCACACTGAACAGCGCCTTGGAGGCGGGACCGCGCCCTGTTGCAGCCGTACGGGTGGTCGTGGACGCTCCGGAACACGAACTGGTACGCATCGGCACACTTCGCGGTGGAATATCGGCCTTCCGCGTTCTTCGTGCCGTAATGCCCGCATTTTCTGAATGGCACCGTTCTTTGCTGCTCCCCAGGAGGTGA
- the hpnH gene encoding adenosyl-hopene transferase HpnH has product MAMPLRQTIRVGTYLFEQKLRKRDKFPLIVELEPLYACNLACEGCGKIQHPAGVLKQRMPVAQAVGAVLESGAPMVSIAGGEPLMHPQIDEIVRQLVSRRKYVFLCTNALLLRKKLEKFTPSPYFAFAVHIDGLRERHDESVAKEGVFDEAVEAIKEAKRRGFRVTTNSTFFNTDTPQTVVEVLNYLNDDLKVDEMMISPAYAYEKAPDQEHFLGVEQTRELFKNAFAGGNRRRWRLNHSPLFLDFLEGKADFPCTAWAIPNYSLFGWQRPCYLMSDGYVPTYRELVEETDWDKYGRGKDPRCANCMAHCGYEPTAVLATMGSLKESLRAARETVSSSR; this is encoded by the coding sequence ATGGCCATGCCGCTCCGCCAGACCATCAGGGTCGGGACGTATCTCTTCGAACAGAAGCTCCGCAAGCGCGACAAGTTCCCGCTGATCGTCGAGCTCGAGCCGCTCTACGCCTGCAACCTCGCCTGCGAGGGCTGCGGGAAGATCCAGCATCCGGCAGGCGTGCTCAAGCAGCGGATGCCGGTTGCGCAGGCGGTCGGAGCGGTGCTGGAGTCCGGTGCCCCGATGGTCTCCATCGCCGGCGGCGAGCCGTTGATGCACCCGCAGATCGACGAGATCGTACGCCAGTTGGTGAGCCGCAGGAAGTACGTCTTCCTCTGCACCAATGCCCTGCTGCTGCGCAAGAAGCTCGAGAAGTTCACCCCCTCCCCGTACTTCGCCTTCGCGGTGCACATCGACGGGCTGCGGGAGCGGCACGACGAATCGGTCGCCAAGGAGGGGGTGTTCGACGAGGCGGTCGAGGCGATCAAGGAGGCCAAGCGCCGCGGCTTCCGGGTCACCACCAACTCGACCTTCTTCAACACAGACACTCCCCAGACCGTCGTCGAGGTGCTCAACTACCTCAACGACGACCTCAAGGTCGACGAGATGATGATCTCGCCGGCCTACGCGTACGAGAAGGCCCCGGACCAGGAGCACTTCCTCGGCGTCGAGCAGACCAGGGAACTGTTCAAGAATGCCTTCGCCGGCGGCAACCGGCGGCGGTGGAGGCTCAACCACTCGCCGCTCTTCCTCGACTTCCTCGAAGGGAAGGCCGACTTCCCCTGCACCGCCTGGGCGATCCCCAACTACTCGCTCTTCGGATGGCAGCGCCCCTGTTACCTGATGAGCGACGGCTACGTCCCCACCTACCGCGAACTCGTCGAAGAGACCGACTGGGACAAGTACGGCCGCGGCAAGGACCCCCGCTGCGCCAACTGCATGGCTCACTGCGGCTACGAACCCACCGCCGTGCTCGCCACCATGGGCTCGCTCAAGGAGTCACTCCGGGCCGCCCGGGAGACGGTGTCGAGCAGCCGGTGA
- a CDS encoding aspartate aminotransferase family protein, translating into MTEQPKGFDLADLLARRGGERYELHARYLNHQLPRMLHTIGFDKVYERAEGAYFYDAEGNDYLDMLAGFGVMGLGRHHPVVRKALHDVLDASLADLTRFDCQPLPGLLAEKLLTHTPHLDRVYFGNSGAEAVEAALKFARCATGRPRVVYCSHAFHGLTTGALSVNGEADFRDGFSPLLPDTAIAMGDLAALERELVRGDVAAFVVEPVQGKGVHATPPGFLRAAQELLHTYKALLIADEVQTGLGRTGDFYAFQYEAGVEPDLVCVAKALSGGYVPVGATLGRDWIFKKVYSSMDRVQVHSASFGSNAQAMAAGLAVLSVLEDEQVVANARVTGELLRARLAALVDRYELLHAVRGRGLMIGIEFGRPDSIKLRSRWTVLQAARKGLFAQMVVVPLLQRHRILTQVSGDHMEVIKLIPPLIIGEREVDRFVAAFTAVMDDAHGNGGLMWDFGKTLVKQAVANR; encoded by the coding sequence ATGACCGAGCAGCCCAAGGGCTTCGACCTGGCGGACCTGCTGGCGCGGCGCGGCGGTGAGCGCTACGAGCTGCACGCCCGGTACCTCAACCACCAACTGCCGCGCATGCTGCACACCATCGGTTTCGACAAGGTGTACGAACGGGCCGAGGGCGCCTACTTCTACGACGCCGAGGGCAACGACTACCTCGACATGCTGGCGGGCTTCGGGGTGATGGGCCTCGGCCGGCACCACCCCGTCGTGCGCAAGGCCCTGCACGACGTACTGGACGCCTCGCTCGCCGACCTGACCCGCTTCGACTGCCAGCCGCTGCCCGGACTGCTGGCGGAGAAGCTGCTCACCCACACCCCGCACCTGGACCGGGTGTACTTCGGCAACAGCGGTGCCGAGGCGGTGGAGGCGGCGCTGAAGTTCGCCCGCTGCGCGACGGGCCGGCCCCGTGTCGTGTACTGCTCGCACGCCTTCCACGGACTGACGACGGGCGCGCTCTCCGTCAACGGCGAGGCCGACTTCCGCGACGGGTTCTCGCCGCTGCTCCCCGACACCGCGATCGCGATGGGCGACCTCGCCGCGCTGGAGCGTGAGCTGGTCCGTGGGGACGTGGCGGCCTTCGTCGTCGAACCGGTCCAGGGCAAGGGCGTGCACGCCACGCCGCCGGGATTCCTGCGCGCCGCCCAGGAACTGCTGCACACGTACAAGGCACTGCTGATCGCGGACGAGGTGCAGACGGGTCTGGGGCGCACGGGCGACTTCTACGCCTTCCAGTACGAGGCCGGTGTCGAGCCGGACCTCGTCTGCGTGGCCAAGGCCCTGTCGGGCGGCTATGTGCCGGTCGGCGCGACCCTCGGCAGGGACTGGATCTTCAAGAAGGTCTACTCGTCGATGGACCGCGTGCAGGTGCACTCGGCGAGCTTCGGCTCGAACGCCCAGGCGATGGCCGCGGGTCTCGCCGTGCTCTCCGTGCTGGAGGACGAGCAGGTCGTGGCGAACGCCAGGGTGACCGGTGAGCTGCTGCGTGCCCGGCTGGCGGCCCTGGTCGACCGGTACGAACTGCTGCACGCGGTCCGCGGGCGCGGGCTGATGATCGGGATCGAGTTCGGGCGCCCGGACTCGATCAAACTGCGCAGCCGCTGGACCGTGCTGCAGGCGGCCCGCAAGGGGCTGTTCGCGCAGATGGTGGTGGTTCCGCTGCTCCAGAGGCACCGCATCCTCACCCAGGTCTCCGGTGACCACATGGAGGTGATCAAGCTGATCCCGCCGCTGATCATCGGCGAACGGGAGGTCGACCGCTTCGTGGCGGCCTTCACGGCCGTCATGGACGACGCGCACGGCAACGGCGGTCTGATGTGGGACTTCGGCAAGACCCTGGTGAAGCAGGCGGTCGCCAATCGCTGA
- a CDS encoding helix-turn-helix domain-containing protein, which yields MTTPAEPPAEGLPEMAPRLRELRRRRGLTLEAAAQRAGLSPAHLSRLETGLRQPSLPMLLALARIYGTTVAELLGEQPPEREPVIRGRPPEPVPAGAWDYHRAGSPGRAMQALRVFVPHGVQGDLVRVHPGEEWLHVVAGRLRLSLGDAVHELTPGDSAHFDSLTPHRIEADSAEGAELLFVHTLLQAPELHSVPDRQGM from the coding sequence ATGACCACCCCTGCCGAACCGCCGGCCGAGGGCCTGCCCGAGATGGCGCCCCGGCTGCGCGAACTGCGCCGCCGCCGCGGGCTCACCCTCGAGGCCGCGGCCCAGCGGGCCGGCCTCTCGCCCGCGCACCTCTCCCGGCTCGAGACGGGGCTGCGGCAGCCGTCGCTGCCCATGCTCCTCGCGCTCGCCCGCATCTACGGTACGACGGTGGCCGAGCTGCTCGGCGAGCAGCCGCCCGAACGTGAACCGGTCATCCGCGGGCGCCCCCCCGAGCCCGTGCCGGCCGGCGCCTGGGACTACCACCGGGCCGGCAGCCCGGGACGGGCCATGCAGGCCCTGCGGGTGTTCGTGCCCCACGGCGTCCAGGGCGATCTCGTACGGGTGCACCCCGGCGAGGAGTGGCTGCACGTCGTCGCGGGACGGCTGCGGCTGAGTCTCGGGGACGCCGTCCACGAGCTGACCCCCGGCGACAGCGCGCACTTCGACTCGCTCACACCGCACCGCATCGAGGCGGACTCCGCGGAGGGCGCGGAGCTGCTGTTCGTGCACACTCTGCTGCAGGCGCCCGAGCTGCACTCCGTCCCCGACCGGCAAGGAATGTGA
- a CDS encoding DUF6126 family protein, whose protein sequence is MHDMSHDPLDRRGSGSGSAHEERFPRGLVIRLFAYLIAGHIIAGFLYLLFLVGGQNQ, encoded by the coding sequence ATCCACGACATGTCGCACGACCCCTTGGACCGGCGTGGATCCGGCAGCGGGAGCGCGCACGAGGAGCGCTTCCCGCGCGGCCTGGTGATCCGGCTCTTCGCCTACCTGATCGCGGGCCACATCATCGCGGGCTTCCTCTATCTGCTCTTCCTGGTCGGCGGCCAGAACCAGTAG
- a CDS encoding tyrosine-protein phosphatase, whose product MTQQLPQAPSSEPALSGVRNFRDVGGLPTVDGRRVRSGRLFRSGHLAHATAADTAFLSGLGLHTIFDFRNAADQRLEGPDVELPGVRNVNLPLSDPADGAEFWKMVRDGNLDQLKAILADGKGAGRMIASYRMIIKERTAEHSQVLHALAEDSVPALMHCAAGKDRAGLSIAVSLLAVGVERDAIEADYLKSNDPHRRYKVRRSDSSPDAMSPEVMELLSPLFDARAEYLAAAFDAIEENWGTTERYLSEGLRLAPETRERLRERLLDQG is encoded by the coding sequence GTGACGCAGCAGCTGCCGCAGGCCCCCTCGTCAGAGCCCGCACTGTCCGGGGTCCGCAACTTCCGCGACGTGGGCGGCCTGCCGACGGTGGACGGACGGCGGGTGCGTTCCGGGAGACTGTTCCGCAGCGGCCACCTCGCGCACGCGACCGCGGCCGACACCGCGTTCCTGTCGGGTCTCGGGCTCCACACGATCTTCGACTTCCGCAACGCCGCCGACCAGCGGCTGGAGGGGCCGGACGTCGAGCTCCCCGGCGTGCGCAATGTGAATCTGCCGCTGAGCGACCCGGCGGACGGCGCCGAGTTCTGGAAGATGGTCCGCGACGGGAACCTGGACCAGCTCAAGGCGATCCTCGCCGACGGCAAGGGCGCCGGGCGCATGATCGCCTCGTACCGGATGATCATCAAGGAGCGGACGGCGGAGCACAGCCAGGTCCTGCACGCCCTGGCCGAGGACAGCGTCCCGGCCCTGATGCACTGCGCCGCGGGCAAGGACCGTGCCGGTCTGTCGATCGCCGTCTCCCTCCTCGCCGTCGGGGTGGAGCGGGACGCCATCGAGGCCGACTACCTCAAGTCCAACGACCCGCACCGACGTTACAAGGTCCGGCGCAGCGACAGCTCCCCCGACGCGATGTCCCCGGAGGTGATGGAGCTGCTCAGCCCGCTCTTCGACGCCCGCGCGGAGTATCTGGCCGCCGCGTTCGACGCCATCGAGGAGAACTGGGGCACCACGGAGCGCTATCTCTCCGAGGGCCTGCGGCTCGCTCCCGAGACACGCGAGCGCCTGCGGGAACGACTGCTCGACCAGGGCTGA